The nucleotide window AGATCTGAAAGGTAGCAGTGGAGATCCCAAATACTCAAAATTGGGATCCTCATAATACAGCACAGTGGATGTTTAAGTAAGAGCAAAGACTGTGCTGTGTAGAGATTGTGGCTCCCAGCTAAGGGAGACAGTTTTCCAACTCATGCTTCCTACATCCTGGGAGCCAGCTTGCTTAATTCACCAGGCTGTCAAGGTGTgtgatcatagaatcatttaggttgaaaaaaTCTTCTGAGATGGAGTCAAACCTTTGACTCGTCTCCACCCTGTGAACCAGATCATGGCACTAAGTGCTGTATCCAGCTTAAACACCTTCAGGGACAGTGACCTCAGCAGCCTGAGCAGTTTATCTCAATGTTTAGCAACCCTTTTTGTGAAGAAATccctcctgatgtccagcctgaaccttccctggcacagcttgaggccatttcctcttgccTTGTCACTAATTGTCTGGGAGAATTGATGTGTCTGTACTGTTCTGGGTTTCAGGTGCTTGTAGGGATTGTTCAGAAAACtggcttattttctttcttctttcaacaGCGTTTCCCCTGGGGTGATGGGAATAAAACTCTGTTTCACAACCCCCACGTTAACGCTCTCCCAACTGGTTATGAAGATTAAAACCAAGATCCTGACAACAGCCAGACCTTTGTCTCTCCCCATCTTGAACAAGATTGTTGAGTGGGAGCCATCATTTTTGGGGTCATAGTTTCAGAAACTCGGTGTTTCTTCTGTGATGAAGCTGAGTGATGTTGTGGCCCCCTGTGTGTACTTGTGATGGGGTCCTTTAAATAAACAACTCTGAACGTGAATTTGGGATTTGACTTGTTTACCTGAATCCTTAGAAGTTTTTCAGTTCAGTGTTTGCATAAAGCATTAAAGTTTCCCCCAGGAGTGCAGGAACAAAGGGCTTTGACTGCCTGGATGGGAACACATGTTCCTGTGTCTGGTAACACAAACAACAGGAGTGCATTTGGCATAGGGCATAAATCAGTTTCATATTCCTCATATCTGGTTTAACTGACGATTCTAAACTCACAGCCAGAAGAACAGACATGTAGGTTAAAACTCAATATATACTGAAACATATTCTCcattttgcaatatttattaAGTCATGAAGGTGATTTTCTCTTGGTCCCTTCTGGCAGAGGGAGGGGCAGCAAAGATAGTGAGCTAAACTTTGCCTTCACACTTCACcttcagctctttttttcaGGTACATCAGCACAGATCCTGCTCACCACTCTGCTTTCCATAAAGCTGCAGTCTGTACAAAATCTCACACAGcttttgcagaagaaaacacaattttggCTCTACTGCTTCTGTCTGTGTTACATGTACTGTGTCATGCAGAAGCTGCTTGAAGTAGAAGGGATTACATGAGCCAACACCTGTGCCAGCACAACCTTCCTTTTCAAGTTTTTGCTCACTATAATTCAAACATTTACAGTTCTTACTGTAACTTGTATATTTTCCACAATGTCAAACTGAGCTCTATCTCAGCTATCATTAATGTGGTTCTCAAAAGGTagaacacagcagctgctttggcaTCTTGTTGAAAGGAGTGATGGATGACAAGAGAGGATCAAAGTGGGTACTGCAAGATGCCCTTCTCCATGTttccatgtgattttttttcctgtctgcttaCCAGTAAAAGACTGCTGAGACGAGTTTCCCTGTGTTGAAAGTACAAGGCACTGATGGGCACAGTTGTTTTAAAGCTGACAAAGTCACATTTAGCCCTACACGAAAATCATAGAAAAGCAAACTGGTTTTGTGTgttattccttaaaaaatacatcagctGTCTTCAAGATGCTGTTTATAGATCCTTCTCTTAGGCCTGTTTTTATTCAAACCTGAGTGACACAACACTTTGGCAACAGCctgttttttcagtgctgtattTAACCCCACTGTAGGAGCTCTCTGCACCTGAGAACAAGAACATGGCTCACCTGGGTATGTGACTGCACAGGAACAACagcctcaggctgcagcagttCCTGATCCTCTGCACAAGGCCCACAGGACTCAGTGTCTGGGGTCTGTGAGGGGCTGTGGTGCAAACACGCCAACTCTAATGTTTGAGAACTGcaccttttaaattttctttaaagtaaaaCCTTTAGAGGATTAGTattaattaaaagcagagagtgaagctttcttttttcctcactgtaaTTTTAGAATGATGAAATTATCTTTTGTCCCCAGGCCATAATACCTTTTACTCTTTCACTGTGTTGGTGTAAGGAGAGGGGCAAGCTTTGCTCCATCCCTGTGTGAGGATCAAACCACAGGGATGTGTAATGCTAAAGGAGAGGGTATTCAAGTTTGTCAGTACCTCAGAAGAGGCTGAAGTAACTTCTGCATTAAAAGctttctcttcagctgctgagcaggCCACTTCCATCTCTCCAAGGGGTCACAATCAGACTCTACTGCACAGTTACCTACTTGAACAAAGTATAACCTGGTATATTTATTTTAGCCAAGCTGTTGCAGGTCCTctagtgctttaaaaccatCTCTGTAGCTGACACAAAACAGTGCTTAAGCCCTTCAGCATTCAGGATGACATGAAACTAACTTCTTCACCAAAATTCAGCAGCATAGAGATGATAGAAAGTACATCAACCCCCTCCATATTCTTTTGCAACACTTTCAAGTGCTAgataaataagcaaaataaatcagtcaCAAAGAAACCACCTCAGCCCACTCCAACCAGCATTCCCCCATTACAGAGTACATTCAGTGGGAAGTTAAATCACATGGATTTTTAAGCCGTTCAATGCTGAACCACCACCAACTTTCACTGGAAAGGAGGCAGCAGTTACCACTGCTGATgattcagattttttccttttagccGTTTGTTTTCACAAGTAGAACATTCATCAGTTCCTATAAAGCAATTAACAAAGGTCTTATCCAGGTGGCATCTGTGGTACACCTGGTGATGGTGCTTAGTCCAAAGGCTCCTATTAGTGACTGCACCCATTCAGCCAACATCAAGAggagttttcagtttttcctttacTTTGGCCCATGAACTCCAGGCCCTCGATAGGTATGTCCTTTTCCTTGATggctttctgaaaagaaaaaaaagaaaacaaaaaaattaaactcagCACTTCTTTATAGGGCTACATGATGTTACCTTTGGTACAaaacacagaaccacagaatcacttTGGTTGTAAAACACTTCTGAGATCGTCAAGTCCGACCTATGACCCAACAGCACCGTGACAACCACACCATGGCCGTGCCCAGGCTCTCCTACAGTGActgcaccacctccctgggcagcccattccaacGTCTGATCACCCTTCCTGTGAAAAAAtcctcctaatgtccaacctaaacctccctggtGGAGTTTAAGTATATAACCTCTCATCCTGTCGCTTGTTGCCTGAATAGaaatcatcttaaaaaaaagaaaataaaaaagtactCTACTAGAAAAAGTAATCTTAAAAGCTGGTTTGAATAAAGCTTCGACGTTAGAGTTGCTGAAGGATGTAGTGAGAAGTCACTGAACTACAGTCCGTCTAACAGAAACGTGCTGCAGCCTCTACAGAGCAACCTTACAGTCACGTACAATAAAAACAGGAGACGCCTGTAAAATACTCCACGTCCTGACCGCCGGACACAGGGCGAGATAAAGCCAGAGCTGCGTGTCGGGGTGACTGGTGAGACCCGACGCTGCTCCTGGGGTACCGGGACGGCGGCACGAGGGCTCAGCGCGGGGCCAGGCCGCTCGGGGCAGGCAGTGCAGGGGGCCGCGGGGCCGGACGCACCTGCACGCAGAGCTGGTAGCGCTTGAAGAGCTGCCCGCAGGGGTCGCCGGCGCTGTCGCCCTTGAGGAACTTCTCGGCGAACCAGCGGTTGAAGCACTGGTCGTACTCGCGCTTCAGCTCCGTGCACGCCTCGCCCACGCTGTTCATCGCGGCGGCCGCGCCGGGACGGGGGCCGCCCAGTGACGCACTTCCGGCGCGCCGGTGGCGTCACTAGCGGGGCTGTGACGTCAGGCGGCGGAAGCGCCATGCGCGCGCTGTCCGTCGGGTGGTGGCTCCGCGCCGGGCGGCTCCCCCCGCACTGCGGGCACCGGGCACGGGCACCGCCGGtaccggcaccggcaccgccgCCCCTCGCCAGGCGGGCCAGCGGGAACAGCAGAAAAGCCCAGGAAATTCCCCAAGGAAGCCACAGCAATCAGCGGGTCCCGACCAGTGGCTTGGATTTGGTGCCCTTAAAGGTCTTCCCCAGCCTTAACGATTTTAGGACTGTTTGTAAACTCCGGTTTTGAAGTGTAACaagtttctaattaaaataaagtagcACTGTTAAacttactgggtttttttttccacttttttttgtCCGTATTGGTGCTTTTGACAGCAGAAGGTGTCGCTGGAAGTGCTGGACCACTTGGAGCACCTGGCCCTGGTGGATTTCAGGGATGCGGAGGGCGTGGAGCGGCTGCAGAAAGCGATCCAGTTTGCTGATCAGCTCCATGAAGTAAACACCGACGGCGTGGAACCGATGGATTCAGTGCTGGAGGACAGGTGGTGAATCACAGCAGCCTCCTTTTATCTGTTAATGCATCAAACTGTTTGCTTTTGTGACTTTTTCCCCCTGGGAATCACGATGTGTGTGGTCCCTTTGCTCAAAATGTCTTCCTGTGGTTTTGTGTGGGAGAAGGTTGTTACTGGCACGTGTAATTTTTATGTGTGAGCAAAGCAAAGGGGAACTTCAGTTTTTCAATGTCTTAATTGTCACACTATCTCCCAAATGCCTGCCAATGACATTCTTGGGTGCTTCAAAACGTTCCAGTACTTGTCTCAGTGTTTATTTAAGAGACCAAAACCAGATTTAGAGATAAGCCACCCTTCATATTCACAGAATAGTTTAAAGACAAGCAGTAATCTTTGTCCTTCAGGTGTCTGTATCTCAGAGAAGATGATGTGACAGAAGGCAACTGCACtaaagagctgctggaaaatgcCAGAGAGAAAGTAGAGGAGTATTTTGTAGCTCCACCAGGTAATGGCTTGCTTATAAAAATCTCTTAATCTCACCTGAATTAccctgaagaaaataatctgccATAGCTGCATTTACTTTCAGAAATACTAATCAATAATAGGGAGTACTAAAAGAAATTAGTGTAGCCATCTGTGTAAAACAATATGCAATTTATTGGTCCAGAAGCAGTACAGAGGCTGACCTGACTCTGAAGTTACTGTACATGTTGAAAAATTCCTTACAGGATGTCAGACAGGACTTACTTTCCTGACTTGCTCAGGCTATTTAGGCAGCCTGATCATGAAGCAAACTGGAGAAACACTTCCAGGCCAGGGTGTCGTGCCCACAAGGGAACTTACAGCTGGTCTTACACAActtgttttttgtcttctctcaGGTAACATCCCTTTACCAAAGCTGGAAGAACGAGAGACTTTTCTGCAGGGCTCTTAGTGACAGCCCAGAGACCAAATCctcattcattattttattttgggaaaatgaagttttgtgCAGTCACAGTTGAAACACCCTGGCATGTATTTTGGTCAAAAGGAGAGCACATGCAAGACAGAAGGAAGAAGGTGTAAAAGTTTAGTAGAGCTGCTGAAATATTCAATGTCTCTGAAGCTGGATGGCAGCATGGCAGATGACCTTGGTGCTTTTACTTGGCAGAGTGACTTTGCTGTCTGGAGGTGAGAGCAAACCCTTGTCCCACTCTTAATTGTGTAATTACTTCATTATTTGTTTAAACATCCATAATATTCTCACATAGATGCATAAAACATGTAATTACTATGATACTTGAATTCTTTCAAGGGTATTGAAATAAAGCCTGTATTTAACACCAGTAATCCAATCCTCTGCAAAGCTGTAACACTGTATTTGGTCTCAGACTTGTCAAGATTCAGACCCTGCAAAtgctgaagttttaaaaatatacagactCACCCTATAAGTAATTTATTATGTGTATATAAGTCATAACAAGGAAAGACTTCAAAATATCAGTCAATCAATATGATTAACACCACAATCATAGTATCAGGTAATTCCCACTTTGAGAAGTCCCCTCTTGATCTATCCATTTTGGCCTCCTCCTTTTACCATCAGAGAGAATGGGGACATTattatttacacagaaaaaggaagaggaatttGAGAGGGAATTGCATGCCTGCAGGAGCTTTTATCCCAAAATAACATTAAGTAACTATTTAAAGGCAACAACTAAACCAACAATTTGGACAAGATGATCCCACATTCCCAATGCAGCACAGTCTAAACTTAAAACTGCCAGTTCAGTGCTGCTCCCACACACTCTAGTGAGAGAACAGACTGCCTGCTGCTTGTTCCCTGCGGCCCCAACTGCATTTAAAGTGGAAAACACACATCTCCTTAATGAAGGGGTTTAATGCAACTTCATCACAAATAAGGGAATTACAGCCTTGACTCAGACACCTGCAAccaccaaaaagaaaagctcaCAGAGGGCAGATGAGCTGCCTGTGGGGCAGGGCATGTCAGTGCCTCAGTGGGTCTAACACTGgtggtgctgagctctgctgggccCTGGCTGCACTTTGAGAGAGGGAGAGACACTCCTCATGTGCTGGTTCACCTGCATTCACTGCAGGACTCAGGAAATGGATCCAGTTTCTCTGGAGACCATGGAGATAACTTCACTTGGACTGCTGACATTTTTCCACCACCACAAACTTGTAGATACAAAATTGAATTGGAAGTCCTTGCATATAAATCCCAAgtttacaaagaaaatttcagtgtggagatttcttcacttttgtggaaagaaaaagaaaatggaagttgTTTCATTGCTAATATTGATTATTTAACGTTTTGGTATTAACTAGGAGCCCCAGGAAAAATCTCTGCTAATACAGTGATACATTGTGCAACACAGAGTAAAAAACAATCTCACAAAAAGTGCTTCCAGCCTAACCTCCATCTGGGAGAGAAATCTCATGAGATGCCTTATCCATTACCCAGTTTTCTTCAGCACCTCCTCTACCCCAGCTATCATCTCCTGTGTTTATTtgttctgcctttccctgcagctctgtcctgagGGAAACTCTACTTTTATATTCTTGATTAACAAGTAGGATTCTAATGTATCTCAGGCTTTAATGTTTCTCATTAACTACGTGTATCTCACCCACACTGACATTTCCTGCACTCGTCATCACAATTGTTCCTTCAGCAAACCATCTCTTAATGCAGAGAAATTTGCCTGCAGCTACCAAACACAACCACCCCCTCAGAGATTCGTGGGTGTTTCTGAAGTTCAGTGGAAGCACTTGGAAGATTGTTAAATGGCTCCGTTGTGTCAGCACAAAACTGTCCAGTACTCAAAGATCTACTcaaagtgctgcagaaaaacacagtCCTGGGAATTAATTACTTACTGTGGTCCCAAGACCACTCACAACTCTAGCACACAAGCAAAGTTGTGAATAATATCTAACTGGAATGCTAAAACCTGGGAGTCAGGAGTTATTCCTGAGATATTTTAGGGTGACAACAGTATTACTTTATGCAGTTTCAGTATTTCTGGGggcactttatttttctgaggttGCCTTAGAGTTTGCAAAAGCAAGAGTTGCTTGCAGttatgctgctttttctttgagTGACACTCAGCAGGCAACTACTCTgcataaatatgcaaaatatttacatttcaagTGAGGTGAATGACTGCTCttgaggtgggtttttttaaaatttctacaaGGAAATGGGAGTCCTACCAACCAGTAtttaaaaagctcttttaaGTTATCCTGTGCTGTTTGCTGTAGACGTGGTTGAGTCCTGTTATTAACAGATCACCAAGTGTGGAAGACACAACAGCAATGTTCTATCTGCTGACATGAGTGTCAGCAGAAAGTGCCCCAGGGAGAGTGAAACTAAGAAAACAGAGCACTGAGGATCAACCAAAACATCTTGCttcattcaaacaaaaaaaaaacc belongs to Parus major isolate Abel chromosome 15, Parus_major1.1, whole genome shotgun sequence and includes:
- the TRIAP1 gene encoding TP53-regulated inhibitor of apoptosis 1, producing MNSVGEACTELKREYDQCFNRWFAEKFLKGDSAGDPCGQLFKRYQLCVQKAIKEKDIPIEGLEFMGQSKGKTENSS
- the GATC gene encoding glutamyl-tRNA(Gln) amidotransferase subunit C, mitochondrial isoform X1, whose protein sequence is MRALSVGWWLRAGRLPPHCGHRARAPPVPAPAPPPLARRASGNSRKAQEIPQGSHSNQRVPTSGLDLVPLKQKVSLEVLDHLEHLALVDFRDAEGVERLQKAIQFADQLHEVNTDGVEPMDSVLEDRCLYLREDDVTEGNCTKELLENAREKVEEYFVAPPGNIPLPKLEERETFLQGS
- the GATC gene encoding glutamyl-tRNA(Gln) amidotransferase subunit C, mitochondrial isoform X2, producing MRALSVGWWLRAGRLPPHCGHRARAPPVPAPAPPPLARRASGNSRKAQEIPQGSHSNQRVPTSGLDLVPLKKVSLEVLDHLEHLALVDFRDAEGVERLQKAIQFADQLHEVNTDGVEPMDSVLEDRCLYLREDDVTEGNCTKELLENAREKVEEYFVAPPGNIPLPKLEERETFLQGS